A single region of the Salvia splendens isolate huo1 chromosome 18, SspV2, whole genome shotgun sequence genome encodes:
- the LOC121776975 gene encoding uncharacterized protein LOC121776975, with translation MKEFSACSGLGINQSKSNMFIAGTIKVPNETLMQVFGFPEGTLPIKYLGIPLASKRLATSGYDQLIDNLMDKIKKNGQGVESYWFQAFLIPGTVIEKLIGIARSFLWGKKYGQVAWDDVCKPKKEAGLGIKNLNAWNSALHAKILWNIHSQKDSLWIRWIHADDSIWEWTAHKKNDSMLIKKLLSIRDEMLDRCIRDETTTLWSTWFAEKRVHEAYEWFRPRALPTGGVISRPSLLQVLEDMASLGIDHALT, from the exons ATGAAGGAGTTTTCGGCATGTTCAGGGCTTGGGATCAACCAGAGCAAGTCTAACATGTTTATTGCAGGCACCATCAAAGTTCCCAATGAGACCTTGATGCAAGTGTTTGGCTTCCCAGAAGGCACCCTCCCTATCAAATACTTGGGCATTCCCCTTGCATCAAAGAGACTTGCTACCTCAGGCTACGACCAATTGATCGACAACCTGATGgacaagataaaaaaaaatggccAA GGCGTGGAATCATACTGGTTCCAAGCCTTTCTGATTCCAGGGACAGTCATTGAGAAGCTCATTGGTATTGCTCGTTCTTTCCTTTGGGGAAAGAAGTACGGTCAAGTTGCTTGGGATGATGTCTGCAAGCCAAAGAAGGAAGCAGGTTTGGGAATCAAGAACCTCAATGCTTGGAATTCGGCGCTCCATGCCAAGATCCTCTGGAACATTCACTCACAGAAGGACTCCCTCTGGATCCGATGGATTCATGCAGATGATTCGATCTGGGAGTGGACGGCACACAAGAAGAATGATTCCATGCTCATCAAGAAGCTCTTATCCATCCGGGATGAGATGTTGGACAGATGCATTAGAGACGAGACCACAACACTCTGGAGCACTTGGTTCGCGGAAAAAAGGGTTCATGAGGCGTATGAGTGGTTTAGGCCGAGAG CTTTGCCGACGGGAGGAGTAATCAGCAGACCATCTCTTCTTCAAGTGCTCGAAGACATGGCCAGTTTGGGGATTGATCATGCTTTGACTTAG